A genome region from Populus alba chromosome 5, ASM523922v2, whole genome shotgun sequence includes the following:
- the LOC118031992 gene encoding LOW QUALITY PROTEIN: inositol-3-phosphate synthase 1 (The sequence of the model RefSeq protein was modified relative to this genomic sequence to represent the inferred CDS: inserted 8 bases in 7 codons; deleted 8 bases in 7 codons; substituted 5 bases at 5 genomic stop codons), with amino-acid sequence MFIEKFKVESPNVKYTEDEIHSVYNYDTTELFMRTRNWFYQXLSSPNCSQYEFKTDXHVPKLGLCLWGGGGNNASTLTGGVIANREGISWATKDKVQQANYFGSLTQASSYQSWQSFNGEEIYAPFKSLLPWLXFVFGGWDISDMNLADAMRRAKVFRPLTWQKQLRXTKIHVPLPGIXDLVFLIFIAANQGSRANNVIKGTKKEKSANLSKTTMEFKGKTRXQVVVLWTANTERYMXILFRLNDTMENLLALWRRMNQRYPINLVSWLAFMKYFLFINGSPQNTFVQVLVDLAYXEDSLIGGNDFKSGQTKMKSVLVDFLLGGGIKPTSIVXLQPSGKNDGMNLSAPQIFRSKEISKSNVVDDMXSSMASSMSCGEHPDHVCSNQAMDEYTSEIFMGGXNTIVLHNTCEDSLFGLAPIIPRLRFFLQNFSTRIQLKGPKQGKFHSFHPVATILSYLTKGSSCNLLLLYQYCFFEIKGNGNLGVPPGTPVCECTVKATRAMLENILRACVGXAPENNMILEYK; translated from the exons ATGTTTATTGAGAAGTTTAAGGTTGAGAGTCCTAACGTTAAG TACACTGAAGATGAGATTCACTCCGTGTACAACTAC GATACCACTGAACTGTTCATGAGAACAAGAAACTGGTTTTATCAGTGACTGTCAAGCCCAAACTGTTCCCAATATGAATTCAAGACTG ATCATGTCCCTAAACTAGG GTTATGCTTGTGGGGTGGTGGTGGAAACAATGCG TCAACTCTCACTGGTGGTGTTATTGCCAACAGAGA AGGAATCTCCTGGGCAACTAAGGACAAGGTGCAACAAGCCAATTACTTTGGCTCACTTACCCAGGCATCAAGTTATCAGAGTTGGCAGTCCTTCAATGGAGAGGAGATTTATGCTCCATTCAAGAGCCTGCTCCCCTGGTT ATGATTTGTATTTGGGGGATGGGACATAAGTGACATGAACTTAGCAGATGCCATGCGTAGGGCCAAGGTTTTTCGACCATTGACTTGGCAAAAGCAATTGA CTACAAAAATCCATGTACCACTCCCTGGAATTTAGGACCTTGTTTTT CTGATTTTCATTGCTGCCAATCAAGGCTCACGTGCTAACAATGTTATCAAAggcacaaagaaagaaaagtcagCAAATTTATCGAAGAC AACTATGGAGTTCAAGGGAAAAACAAGGTGACAAGTGGTTGTGTTGTGGACTGCCAACACAGAGAGGTACA TAATATTGTTTAGGCTGAATGACACCATGGAGAACCTCTTGGCTCTGTGGAGAAGGATGAATCAGAGATATCCCATCAACCTTGTATCCTGGCTTGCATTTATGAAATATTTCCTTTTCATAAATGGAAGCCCTCAGAACACTTTTGTTCAG GTACTTGTTGATTTGGCTTATTAAGAGGACAGTTTGATTGGTGGAAATGACTTT AAGAGTGGTCAGACCAAGATGAAATCTGTTCTGGTTGATTTCTTGTTGGGGGGGGGTATTAAG CCAACGTCAATAGT ATTACAACCATCTGGGAAAAATGATGGCATGAATCTATCAGCACCTCAAATTTTTCGG TCCAAGGAAATCTCCAAGAGCAATGTTGTTGATGACA TCTCTAGCATGGCATCCTCTATGAGCTGTGGTGAACATCCTGACCATGTTTGTAGTAATCAAG CTATGGATGAGTACACCTCGGAGATATTCATGGGTG AAAACACCATAGTGCTGCACAACACCTGTGAAGACTCCCTCTTCGGGCTTGCACCAATCATCCCTCGACTTAGGTTCTTCTTGCAGAACTTTAGTACAAGGATCCAGCTCAAAGGCCCGAA GCAGGGCAAGTTTCACTCTTTCCACCCAGTTGCC ACTATTCTCAGTTACCTCACAAAGGGCTCCTCTTGTAATCTTCTACTTTTATACCAATATTGCTTCTTTGAAATAAAGGGAAATGGGAACTTGGG CGTTCCACCAGGCACACCAGTGTGTGAATGCACTGTCAAAGCAACTCGTGCAATGCTTGAGAACATACTGAGAGCTTGTGTTG TAGCTCCTGAGAACAACATGATTTTGGAATACAAGTGA